One candidate division WOR-3 bacterium genomic window carries:
- a CDS encoding RNA methyltransferase produces MRRPRTQGPPRHHGRSLKGRPAPDGIETFFKVKTRDSELPPEEFARLPRRPIHIVLDNLRSAFNVGSIFRLADAARAAEVIPCGYTAYPPHHKLEQTSLGTTDSVPWRRFDDTAAALTDLRAKGIQIVGVETATGASPYHRFEYDFPVALVLGNEALGVSETALRLCDAVVEVPVFGYKNSINVATAASIVLYGALCQGNWLDEDAVTRPDGSAGSGT; encoded by the coding sequence ATGAGGCGCCCCCGTACCCAGGGACCGCCCCGTCATCACGGCCGTTCGCTCAAGGGCAGGCCAGCACCGGACGGTATCGAGACGTTCTTCAAGGTGAAGACCCGCGACTCCGAGCTGCCGCCCGAGGAATTCGCCAGGCTTCCGCGCCGGCCGATACACATCGTGCTCGACAACCTGCGCAGCGCCTTCAACGTCGGTTCCATCTTCAGGCTGGCCGATGCTGCCCGAGCCGCAGAGGTCATCCCTTGCGGGTACACGGCATACCCGCCCCACCACAAGCTTGAGCAGACTTCCCTGGGTACGACTGACTCGGTGCCTTGGCGAAGGTTCGACGACACCGCAGCAGCCCTGACAGACCTCAGGGCCAAGGGGATCCAGATTGTCGGCGTGGAGACAGCCACGGGCGCATCACCGTACCATCGTTTCGAGTACGACTTCCCGGTGGCGCTGGTGCTTGGCAACGAAGCGCTTGGGGTATCGGAGACGGCGCTCCGGTTGTGCGATGCGGTGGTTGAAGTCCCTGTCTTCGGCTACAAGAACTCGATAAACGTGGCAACTGCTGCATCCATAGTGCTTTACGGAGCACTATGCCAGGGGAACTGGCTGGACGAGGACGCAGTTACTCGACCGGACGGAAGCGCGGGATCTGGGACTTGA